One Actinomycetota bacterium genomic region harbors:
- a CDS encoding class I SAM-dependent methyltransferase, protein MTTTGPHLRVLTAEAWSPVEPYRQRRTEAFYRWAGLECVRQGRHRVLDLGCGDGLGSAVLTAAGCRVVGVDQDNSALELARRTFRSDRLVFRAARPPQCDEPQHSFDAVVCAGLVERLADPRPLMDEALRVLRPSGLLIARTPNRLTASPGRTRPL, encoded by the coding sequence ATGACCACCACCGGCCCCCACCTGCGCGTGCTGACCGCGGAGGCGTGGAGTCCGGTGGAACCCTACCGGCAGCGCCGCACCGAGGCCTTCTACCGGTGGGCCGGGCTGGAATGCGTGCGGCAGGGGCGGCACCGCGTGCTGGATCTCGGCTGTGGTGACGGCCTGGGATCGGCCGTCCTGACCGCGGCCGGGTGCCGGGTGGTGGGCGTGGACCAGGACAACTCGGCCCTGGAACTCGCACGGCGCACGTTCCGGTCCGACCGGCTCGTCTTCCGTGCGGCCCGGCCCCCGCAATGCGACGAGCCCCAGCACTCATTCGACGCGGTCGTCTGCGCGGGACTGGTGGAGCGTCTGGCCGATCCGCGCCCGCTCATGGACGAGGCGCTGCGCGTGCTGCGGCCGAGCGGCCTTCTGATCGCGCGCACGCCCAACCGCCTCACGGCCTCCCCCGGACGAACCCGGCCGCT
- a CDS encoding FG-GAP repeat protein encodes MSKGDPRGDEGFDSPNEFDQGAGVRGWRIMTMKPSLGSRPALRAFALSLCLTAGLLLPIPSATATEELVKLTASDGAVLGHFGNHVDVSGDTAVVGAPGMHGNPRVGAAYVFTRAGDKWVEQAKLTPSDGGPGDRFGWSVAISGDTIVVGACWDDVGINVDQGSAYVFTRTGGTWTEQAKLTSSNGFSLDWFGISVEVSGDVVVVGTWFHGEEFGVPPEGSAYVFARSGGTWTQQAELIPSDGYVGNGFGFKVGVDGDTAVVGAYGDSGAGSAYVFTRTGGTWTQQEKLTASDRAAGDRFGFWVGISGQTVVVGALFADVTYADQGAAYVFTRTGGDWAEQKKLTASDGRARDAFGRSVAVSGDTVVVGAQFHDKSPDRPDDNDGAAYVFNRTGETWTEQTKLTAADGDKGDLFGVSVAVDRGTAVVGASFKDVGEGPIYAQGAAYAWKDDAAGGYAPGGGSASPGRSKEQQARSGAGLKARPASVSASPSSASTVAGTRSGAGDPGDPSQAEPPFVDQVLPASASPVKDKDLLPTSAVIALLLATMTSGGFGLKKRLRRTTP; translated from the coding sequence ATGAGCAAAGGCGACCCCCGGGGTGACGAGGGATTCGACAGCCCCAATGAGTTCGACCAGGGTGCCGGCGTTCGCGGATGGAGGATCATGACGATGAAACCGTCACTCGGTTCCCGCCCTGCTCTCAGGGCGTTTGCTCTCAGCCTTTGCCTCACGGCCGGCTTGCTCCTCCCCATACCTAGCGCGACGGCTACGGAAGAGCTGGTCAAGCTGACCGCTTCGGACGGAGCCGTCCTGGGCCACTTCGGAAACCATGTAGACGTGTCCGGGGACACCGCTGTGGTCGGGGCGCCCGGCATGCACGGCAACCCGCGAGTCGGCGCGGCCTACGTGTTCACGCGAGCGGGTGACAAGTGGGTCGAGCAGGCCAAGCTCACACCCTCGGACGGGGGGCCCGGAGACAGGTTCGGCTGGTCGGTCGCGATCTCCGGCGACACCATCGTGGTGGGCGCCTGCTGGGACGACGTCGGCATCAACGTCGATCAGGGTTCCGCGTACGTTTTCACTCGAACGGGCGGAACCTGGACCGAGCAGGCCAAGTTGACCTCCTCGAACGGGTTTTCCCTGGACTGGTTCGGGATCTCGGTCGAGGTGTCGGGTGACGTTGTCGTCGTGGGCACCTGGTTCCATGGAGAGGAGTTCGGTGTCCCCCCCGAGGGCTCCGCCTACGTGTTCGCCCGGAGCGGCGGAACCTGGACCCAGCAGGCGGAACTGATCCCTTCGGACGGCTACGTCGGCAACGGATTCGGCTTCAAGGTCGGGGTCGACGGCGACACCGCCGTCGTCGGGGCCTATGGGGACAGCGGCGCCGGCTCGGCCTACGTGTTCACCCGGACCGGGGGGACCTGGACCCAGCAGGAGAAGCTCACGGCATCGGACCGAGCCGCCGGAGACCGGTTCGGCTTCTGGGTGGGGATTTCGGGCCAGACAGTGGTCGTGGGGGCCCTATTCGCCGACGTCACCTACGCCGACCAGGGCGCTGCCTACGTGTTCACCCGGACCGGCGGCGACTGGGCGGAGCAGAAAAAGCTCACAGCTTCGGACGGACGAGCAAGGGACGCCTTCGGGCGATCTGTGGCCGTGTCGGGCGACACCGTCGTGGTGGGAGCGCAATTTCACGACAAATCGCCCGACAGACCTGACGACAACGACGGAGCTGCCTATGTGTTCAACCGGACCGGAGAAACTTGGACCGAGCAAACAAAGCTGACCGCAGCAGACGGGGACAAGGGCGACCTCTTTGGAGTCAGCGTAGCGGTGGATCGCGGCACCGCTGTGGTGGGCGCATCATTCAAAGACGTGGGTGAGGGTCCCATCTACGCTCAGGGCGCGGCATACGCATGGAAGGACGATGCCGCCGGCGGGTACGCACCCGGCGGCGGTTCTGCCTCGCCGGGCCGATCGAAGGAGCAGCAGGCCAGATCCGGAGCGGGCCTGAAGGCCCGCCCGGCTTCTGTGTCCGCTAGCCCTTCGTCGGCGTCAACCGTTGCCGGTACCCGATCGGGCGCGGGCGATCCGGGTGATCCGAGCCAAGCGGAACCACCTTTCGTGGACCAGGTACTGCCCGCTAGTGCAAGCCCAGTAAAAGACAAGGACCTCCTTCCGACAAGCGCCGTGATAGCCCTGCTGCTCGCGACGATGACGTCGGGAGGCTTCGGGCTGAAGAAGAGGCTCCGACGCACGACGCCATGA